The following proteins are encoded in a genomic region of Populus nigra chromosome 16, ddPopNigr1.1, whole genome shotgun sequence:
- the LOC133676272 gene encoding uncharacterized protein LOC133676272 isoform X1: MSFRSKSSRQGDSKGSKEPPSKHVSKGAEGTGSSFPDFSKMKNLFGRGSKGSKASSDSQQPSPNNENPETATEPALSQDADGKTTFKPNNLSIFSEEESKAWTISEISEREVTAEMLEGCWLDVTGSKTATKGKAYEISFILSMNKENSFGWDDPVYVMARIGEEGEYTRVKIDLSKLGPEKKELPEEKCRVEFRSDENAENNEKTLYFGLYEVWTNNWKCGLRIHEAIVRELTAEDSASTSNTRSDDSKVQEVTADKSTSASENPPDMSIIKQVPAHPDELVAQKITVHDSASTSTNHVDDLAAASREENLQDEIFDTKESLEDK; the protein is encoded by the exons ATGAGTTTTCGTTCCAAGAGTTCTAGACAAGGGGATTCCAAAGGCTCTAAAGAACCGCCTTCTAAG caTGTTTCAAAGGGTGCTGAAGGTACAGGATCATCGTTTCCCGACTTCTCCAAGATGAAAAATCTCTTCGGGAGAGGGTCTAAAGG CAGTAAGGCAAGTAGCGACTCTCAACAACCATCTCCAAATAATGAAAATCCAGAGACGGCTACAGAACCAGCCCTCTCACAG GACGCTGATGGTAAAACCACGTTTAAACCAAACAATCTTAGCATCTTTTCGGAGGAAGAAAGTAAAGCTTGGACAATTTCTGAAATTTCTGAAAG GGAAGTTACTGCAGAGATGCTAGAGGGGTGTTGGCTTGATGTAACTGGTTCAAAGACTGCTACCAAAGGGAAGGCGTATGAAATTAGCTTCATATTATCCATGAATAAAGAGAATTCCTTTGGCTGGGATGATCCTGTTTATGTGATGGCAAGGATAGGAGAGGAGGGAGAGTATACGCGCGTAAAAATAGATCTATCAAAGTTAGGCCCGGAAAAAAAGGAATTGCCGGAGGAGAAGTGTCGGGTTGAGTTTAGAAGTGATGAAAACgctgaaaataatgagaaaacactctattttggcTTGTATGAGGTGTGGACTAACAACTGGAAGTGTGGTCTACGGATCCATGAGGCCATTGTTCGGGAATTAACTGCTGAGGATTCTGCTTCTACATCTAATACCCGTTCGGACGACTCCAAAGTGCAAGAAGTAACAGCTGACAAGTCTACTTCAGCATCTGAAAACCCTCCGGACATGTCCATAATTAAGCAAGTACCAGCTCATCCCGACGAGCTCGTAGCTCAGAAAATAACAGTTCACGATTCGGCCTCTACATCTACTAATCATGTTGATGATTTAGCTGCCGCATCTCGTGAGGAAAATCTACAGGATGAGATCTTTGACACGAAGGAATCTCTAGAAGATAAGTGA
- the LOC133676272 gene encoding uncharacterized protein LOC133676272 isoform X2 has translation MSFRSKSSRQGDSKGSKEPPSKHVSKGAEGTGSSFPDFSKMKNLFGRGSKGKASSDSQQPSPNNENPETATEPALSQDADGKTTFKPNNLSIFSEEESKAWTISEISEREVTAEMLEGCWLDVTGSKTATKGKAYEISFILSMNKENSFGWDDPVYVMARIGEEGEYTRVKIDLSKLGPEKKELPEEKCRVEFRSDENAENNEKTLYFGLYEVWTNNWKCGLRIHEAIVRELTAEDSASTSNTRSDDSKVQEVTADKSTSASENPPDMSIIKQVPAHPDELVAQKITVHDSASTSTNHVDDLAAASREENLQDEIFDTKESLEDK, from the exons ATGAGTTTTCGTTCCAAGAGTTCTAGACAAGGGGATTCCAAAGGCTCTAAAGAACCGCCTTCTAAG caTGTTTCAAAGGGTGCTGAAGGTACAGGATCATCGTTTCCCGACTTCTCCAAGATGAAAAATCTCTTCGGGAGAGGGTCTAAAGG TAAGGCAAGTAGCGACTCTCAACAACCATCTCCAAATAATGAAAATCCAGAGACGGCTACAGAACCAGCCCTCTCACAG GACGCTGATGGTAAAACCACGTTTAAACCAAACAATCTTAGCATCTTTTCGGAGGAAGAAAGTAAAGCTTGGACAATTTCTGAAATTTCTGAAAG GGAAGTTACTGCAGAGATGCTAGAGGGGTGTTGGCTTGATGTAACTGGTTCAAAGACTGCTACCAAAGGGAAGGCGTATGAAATTAGCTTCATATTATCCATGAATAAAGAGAATTCCTTTGGCTGGGATGATCCTGTTTATGTGATGGCAAGGATAGGAGAGGAGGGAGAGTATACGCGCGTAAAAATAGATCTATCAAAGTTAGGCCCGGAAAAAAAGGAATTGCCGGAGGAGAAGTGTCGGGTTGAGTTTAGAAGTGATGAAAACgctgaaaataatgagaaaacactctattttggcTTGTATGAGGTGTGGACTAACAACTGGAAGTGTGGTCTACGGATCCATGAGGCCATTGTTCGGGAATTAACTGCTGAGGATTCTGCTTCTACATCTAATACCCGTTCGGACGACTCCAAAGTGCAAGAAGTAACAGCTGACAAGTCTACTTCAGCATCTGAAAACCCTCCGGACATGTCCATAATTAAGCAAGTACCAGCTCATCCCGACGAGCTCGTAGCTCAGAAAATAACAGTTCACGATTCGGCCTCTACATCTACTAATCATGTTGATGATTTAGCTGCCGCATCTCGTGAGGAAAATCTACAGGATGAGATCTTTGACACGAAGGAATCTCTAGAAGATAAGTGA